A single genomic interval of Hevea brasiliensis isolate MT/VB/25A 57/8 chromosome 4, ASM3005281v1, whole genome shotgun sequence harbors:
- the LOC110672693 gene encoding AT-rich interactive domain-containing protein 4, translating into MMFHAQGPSGNHCSLLAVLCSKTPDSKQKQRPSGDKPRYPFPELSSKGRLEVQLLTNPGTDEFRQVLQSSEPNIVYLQGEIIEDSEEIGSLRWGDVDLSTPEALCELFGSTLPATVYLEIPNGEKVAEALHFKGVPFVIYWKSTLSCYAACQFRQALLSVVQSSCSHTCDAFQLAHASFSLFCVRNNNVITSNGQKVSGKPGPSGKPGPRLLGDPPKIDITLPEADTQDEESSSGTLPAIKIYDDDVTLKFLVCGLPCLLDACLLGSLEDGLNGLLNIEIRGSKLHNRTSAPPPPLQAGTFSRGVVTMRCDLSTSSSAHISLLVSGSAQTCFNDQLLENHIKNELIENSQLVHALPTSEESKSPTSEPRKSASIACGASVSEVSLKVPRWASQVLRQLAPDVSYRSLVMLGIASIQGLSVASFEKDDAERILFFCSNQGKEIYANNFILTKPPSWLIAPAPRRKRSEPCRETKPFSSTGLEYENGGNVAQKLNVAAMRPIPHTKHHKLLPFSGFTEGERYTGDQGKPNLPIAPAKHGVIGPAPVSHRKSLSSSYQAQQIISLNPLPLKKHGCGRAPIQVCSEEEFLRDVMQFLILRGHSRLVPQGGLSEFPDAILNAKRLDLFNLYREVVSRGGFHVGNGINWKGQVFSKMRNHTLTNRMTGVGNTLKRHYETYLLEYELAHDDVDGECCLLCHSSAAGDWVNCGICGEWAHFGCDRRQGLGAFKDYAKTDGLEYICPHCSIANFRKKSQKTTNGY; encoded by the exons ATGATGTTTCATGCTCAAGGTCCTTCAGGGAATCATTGCAGTCTCCTTGCAGTCCTCTGTAGCAAAACCCCAGATAGTAAGCAGAAGCAGCGTCCCTCTGGTGATAAACCCAGATACCCTTTTCCTGAGCTTTCTTCTAAAGGGCGTCTTGAG GTCCAATTACTTACTAATCCTGGCACTGATGAATTCCGGCAAGTGCTTCAGTCGTCAGAGCCCAATATTGTGTACTTGCAAGGAGAGATAATTGAAGATAGTGAAGAAATTGGTTCTCTGAGATGGGGAGATGTTGACTTGTCCACCCCAGAAGCCTTATGTGAATTATTTGGTTCCACATTGCCTGCCACA GTTTATTTAGAGATTCCAAATGGTGAAAAAGTGGCTGAGGCTCTTCACTTCAAG GGAGTTCCCTTTGTCATATATTGGAAAAGTACGCTTTCATGTTATGCAGCTTGTCAATTTCGTCAAGCTTTGTTGTCTGTTGTACAAAG TTCCTGCAGCCACACATGTGATGCGTTCCAACTTGCCCATGCATCTTTTAGTCTTTTCTGTGTAAGAAACAACAATGTCATAACTTCCAATGGCCAGAAAGTTAGTGGTAAACCTGGACCTAGTGGTAAGCCTGGACCACGCTTGCTTGGGGATCCACCAAAGATTGATATTACTCTACCTGAGGCAGATACTCAGGATGAAGAAAGTTCTTCTGGGACCCTTCCCGCTATAAAGATATATGATGATGATGTGACCTTGAAGTTTCTTGTTTGTGGACTGCCATGCTTACTG GATGCTTGCTTATTAGGATCATTGGAAGATGGGCTAAATGGTCTCTTAAACATTGAA ATTCGTGGGAGTAAACTTCATAATCGAACAAG TGCTCCACCACCTCCTCTACAGGCAGGAACATTTTCTCGTGGTGTAGTGACCATGCGATGTGATTTATCTACATCTAGTTCAGCTCATATATCACTTCTAGTATCTGGCAGTGCACAGACTTGTTTTAACGATCAG CTTTTGGAGAATCATATAAAGAATGAGCTTATAGAGAATAGTCAGCTAGTCCATGCACTGCCAACCTCTGAGGAAAGCAAATCGCCTACTTCTGAGCCTCGGAAGTCTGCATCTATAGCTTGTGGGGCAAGTGTTTCTGAAGTTTCGTTGAAGGTTCCTAGATGGGCATCACAG GTTTTGCGGCAACTGGCACCAGATGTATCTTACCGCAGCTTAGTTATGCTAGGAATTGCTAGCATTCAAGGATTGTCTGTAGCTTCCTTTGAGAAAGATGATGCAGAGCGCATCCTTTTCTTTTGTTCAAATCAAGGCAAAGAGATCTATGCTAATAATTTCATTCTCACCAAGCCTCCTAGCTGGTTGATAGCTCCTGCACCTCGTCGAAAAAGATCTGAGCCATGCAGAGAAACTAAACCCTTCAGTTCTACTGGCCTTGAATATGAAAATGGAGGAAATGTTGCACAAAAACTAAATGTTGCTGCAATGAGGCCAATCCCTCACACTAAGCATCATAAGTTGTTGCCTTTTTCTGGATTTACTGAGGGTGAAAGATATACTGGAGATCAAGGGAAGCCTAATTTGCCAATTGCGCCTGCAAAGCATGGTGTTATTGGCCCAGCTCCTGTATCACATCGGAAATCTCTGTCAAGCTCTTATCAGGCTCAGCAGATTATTTCTCTAAATCCATTGCCTCTTAAGAAACATGGTTGTGGCAGAGCACCTATACAAGTTTGCTCAGAG GAGGAATTTTTGAGGGATGTAATGCAGTTTTTGATCCTTCGCGGACATAGTCGACTTGTTCCACAAGGTGGACTGTCTGAGTTTCCTGATGCTATCCTTAATGCAAAACGCCTGGACCTTTTCAACTTGTATAGAGAG GTTGTTTCAAGAGGAGGCTTTCATGTTGGGAACGGCATCAACTGGAAAGGACAGGTTTTCTCAAAGATGCGCAATCATACATTGACCAATAGAATGACT GGTGTTGGCAATACATTGAAAAGACATTATGAAACTTACCTTTTGGAATATGAATTAGCCCATGATGATGTGGATGGAGAATGTTGCTTGTTGTGTCACAG TAGTGCGGCTGGTGACTGGGTGAACTGTGGAATATGTGGTGAATGGGCACATTTTGGCTGTGACAGGAGGCAGGGGCTTGGTGCATTTAAG GACTATGCCAAGACAGATGGATTGGAGTACATTTGTCCCCACTGCAGCATTGCAAATTTCAGAAAGAAATCCCAGAAAACAACAAATGGATATTAA